CGACGCCGGGGGACGCCTTTTTCGTCGTTTTTTGACGCCTAGggacgcccattgacttccacgtTAATATGTTCGGCTTTTCCCGTAGAAAATTGTGAACTATGGCGTCGTATTTTGACGCATTAGGTCTCCCATAGATTTTGATGAGCGGCTTTCGGATTTTTACGAAACGTCACCATAATAAGTCGGGTGATTTCGTAAAAATCCGGCCGATGTGCTTTcaacatgattttttttgttatatccaagacataaacgttataaatgacataaaccttatttaaggacataaaagttatttataaaatggactgataccaaataaaccgatctaaaaaggtaggcctatatgcataaaaaagaaaagaaaaatagaatccatcgggggaggaatatcattttattttaatcataattttaagcgcatggaagcaatcatgtcaaatgcactgacagcaaaacctataaattatccaacattattgtaattttattattacacaCAAGTCGCCTAAAAGTTTGACGCTCAATATCTGGCTGGAACTACTTCTTGTCACCCAAACCTCCGCTCTCTCGTACTGAAAAGGTAAGCTATTATCGATGAAGTAAACGTATATTTAAGATACTATCCTACTATacagtttttttaaattgtttttaggttggtttaatgttattatgtttgacgtacattgcccggtgctttgcatcaccaataaaaattaattgactttgtaaactgcaaaaataggctaatacactgtgctagctagttagctagtctaacgttatgtcatgcaaggtcatgaaccggtgcactttcattggactcagaccaatgtttatctttgctggcgtggtcctttttacatctcatagcttgctaggtatgacatttattgtattgtattttttatcttttcttacttgcagctgaagtcacgcattttctggaaacgatatcgatatccttattacctcaccatattattacctcaccatatccttgtcttactgcctattttaataatttgtcaggacgtacctgtgtatacctgtgtccacctacctctgtctacctgtgttacgccctccacaggctctgcctgtctttctgtttgtctttctgtttgtctgtgtttgtgtgaatctccaggctccagtgatccagtccaccctacctgcacaagatccacacctgcggtccagtttcccaataacttgcggtgacataccctggtttgccctccactcaccgccagatcgttgtttttacaacctggtacctacgttcctggcctccttgtacttccgagtctattatctactatttgtattcaaagtgttctaaTATTGCACTTTCTTGTGTCCCAAAGAAACATCCCACTCGCCATCTGCCCATTTGTCTGTCTACTCTTTCAACTCAATGATGAGTGATTTGCAGTTGATGGAATTGGAGGATGAGCTCAAGAGTGTAGATACATTTCTTGAACATCTCAAGACAGAAGAGGTAAAGCAGCTTCTGTTTTGTCTATAGTTAACAGTATTCCTTCTTACCAGTTCATATAAGATACATGGAGGCGTATTTAAAAGACATGAATCAGAAGGGTTACACTACTTTAACTGCTTTTTCTGTCAGTAGTCCGAAGGCATTTCCCATATTGGTAAACCTTTCTTAAACCAAGTTGTAATTCTAgacagagaagaacagacagaaaactAAGACCACATCACCAAAGCCTGTTCATTGGAAGAAGAGGGACCACAATGGGGACATTGTTCACCAGCGCCCACGAGCCCTTAGAAAGCAGTCAACATCACAAAGACCAGACGAAGGAAGACATGTTTCTTCTTCACCGCCATTAGACCATGGCCAACACCTAGACCATGGTGAATAATCTTttgttccaaatgctgtatttcaaCAGTGTGTTGTGGCGATGTTGGAGttacaatattattattttttctcctcccttttgAAGATTTGAATATGCGGCAGCTTGAGGACCTTCTACAGGACTAAGAGAACATGGAATCGCAAGATTTTGTTCAGCAGCCACCATTGTCCAGTTGGAGTCAAAGGCAGAAAGAGGTCCAACAATGTTGGCAACAGGCGAGGCCACAGAACCTTGACAATTTACTTTCTGCTGGGAACATCGTACAGATGACATGCAATCACTGTCACGTGAAAGAAGCTGTCATCCGTTGTGGGGAATGTATGCCCTCAGAGTGGTTTTGTGCTGAGTGTGATGGCTCGGTACATAAACACCACACTCCACACAACAGGCAAACCATCATGGATGGATTTTTCAAATACATCCCACCaacagaggctgtgacactCTGTGACACTGGAAAATACAGCATTTGTGAACAAGTTTGGCATTTCTTTTACAATTGATTGTCAATTTTCTTAACAGATCATTCTTATCtgaaattgaaatgtgttatttaagTCATTACTCACAACCCAAACATTATTAATTGTATACCTTATGGTTCTTTGCCTTGCAGATTGTTTTCTGCCAACAGCTCTACCTCAAAGGATATGCTCCTGTGACACCGCTGATGCAGCAGTCTCTGTTGGTAGATCCATCATACTGGTTTGCATAAATGGTAGGATCTTGTTAAACTGTTgaatttttttatattactaACACGTCACTTTGGTTTCATGTTATTGATTTGCCTTTCATGTGCTTTCAGGCCGTTATGATCTTCACGTTCCGGTGCTAACATGCAAACATTGCAACCAGAAATGGGCTCCAGAAGTCAGTGACTTTGTAAAGAGTGGTTACTGGCCTGCTACCATGCAGGCACAGACACTGTTCCACCAAGATCTCTTCCATTCCTTTGAGGCTATGAagacagcagctccaggaatGTCCAGACAAGCCTTTACAGCAATGTTGGACCAGAGAACAAAGCAATATGGAAGCGTAAGTAAAAAGCAGTTCAAGGTCCACAAGTGGCTGTAGTAGGTAGTACATATTTCAGATTATAGACTGAAGACCTTACCACACAAAATAGTCATTTGCATCCTTATGGATTTGAAAAGTtgcatacaaaacacaaaacatacaaaggCAAAGATGTAGTTTATCGTTTTTGAAAGCTGtattatattattttctttagacttgcaaagtgaatgcagatgcATTTCAGAGAATTTTTCTGCAATTTGTGTACTGCAACTATGAAGAGAACCAACTTCTTGGAAAGGAGCCATTGGTCTGTCCAGCCTGTAGCCCTGAAATGGTGGCTGTTTCTGTGGATGGCAACAGAAAGTTGTACAGGTTCCAGAAAACAAACCAGTGAGTTCTGTGCACACATTATGAACAGCCAATGTagttaatatacagtatgtccagctgttaatgacactgttaatgtcaatgtttttttgataagtgctacataaataaaaggtCCTATTACAAAGGTAGTCCATAATACATTGTCTTAAAGGAGTGAAGAGCCAGGGTTCTTCGATGGAGTGTTTTTAGCCCGAGACTCTGAGGTGTCCAGTTTTGTTGAGGAGGTCCGGGGAACTGTCAAGAGTGTACGTTTTACATTATTCTGAACAACATTTATTGGGATTATTTTGTTCTAATTAAAGTTAAAGTAGAAAACACGATTGCCTTTGGAGAAGGGAGTCTATGATCAGGTGGGGATACAGCACTATATTCTTATCCAGGGGGCACAGTACATTCATATTGCATATTGCTTTATCCTTCAAATGTAAGGTCAGGCAATGACAAAATCTTGACAGttaaagtttgtgtgtttgcgtgaacaGTCCTGCAATCTAGTGTACTTGAATTaactattgtcatgttcaaatgatttactTTGGTAGACCGCAGGAAAAGCGATGTGTGGTGACACCCAATGGAATGCAGCAAGAGAGACTTCAAAGCGGGCCAACAAGTTGGATGAAGAAGGTGTGGAAATTGCTGTGTGTAGACATGGATTTCTTCTCAAAGGTTGGTATGGGTCTGATTAAGTAGTAGTAAAAAATGATCTAAAGCCTCTTTCATGTGCATTGTGCTTTTTTTAAAGGTCTGAATATGTATAGAGGAGAAATCTTTGCATATCCAATGTTTCTTCAAAAAGAGTTCCAGAGTGCTACATTTTTGGCCATGGATGTGACCTGCCGATATGTGCCATACTTGACAAAAGTGTCAGAGGCCCTGACGCATCTTCAACCCCTTCAGGAAATGAGGCATTGCTTGTCTGTGATGCATGCCAAAGCCCACAATACAAAATGCGAGGTGATGCTTTTAGCTACTTGACCATACATTTTAGAGTATGATGTGGCAAACTGAGTGTAAAATGCCATAATAAAAGACAATAGCCATACCACAGTGGTCTGGACTGACCCATACAACAACCTAGGAGTGTATTTAAAGTTTTTCTGTAGCCCCTAAGTACTGCCCTCTAAAGTTGGTAATCTCAGGATATGCTTCAATAACGTGTGTCCACACCGCTTTACACATTATCTTCTTCCTGTAGATTCTGTGGACTGCAAGGAACCAGGAGGGCGCCGGCACCACTCTCGGTGAAGAAGTAGAGCAAGTGAATAGTTTTCTCTCCAGATGTGCCCTTACCACCAAGTATATGGCCAAGTCAGGTTTGTAAGCTTATTTCCCCCTGCCAGCCTGCAAATGTACATGTTTTACAAAATTGTattgtgattttgttttgttcttcacAGTAAGAACTGACATGCTGACTGTCCATGCTATGGGGTGGAATGAACAGAAAGAGAATGGCCTCCATATAGCCTTGTCTTCTAGATTTAAGAAGGTATGTTCACATACTGAAGATGATTAACTTTTTAAAGCAGTTACATATAAACGTAACTTTTACTTATTATACCCAAAATGCATCAGGTTGTTATAGTACCCCCTAGTAGAAATTGTAGTGGTACAGGACCTCTGGTAGTTTAAAAGACCTTCTGTATTGTTGTTTTCAGACAGTAGAGAAGACTGTGGATGTAGCCGAGAGCCTGAAGACAATGCAGGAGCAGTTGCATTGCTGTGATGACATGCTGAAACAATGGGTTGTTGATGTCAAGCAGTGGGCCAGTAGCAGTAAGAAAAATACTTAATTCATAAACACTCTCAGTCACTTGGTTGTAATATCTGCATATCTGTAGCTTAAATgttaaaagtgtatttattttatctttAATCAAGGAAGCGCAGCACCTGGTCCTGTTGATGCTCAAAGTTTGCAGATCACAATCGAAGCACTCTTTGTGAGCATTTGTCAGAAAAAGCACTACCTTTACAGACAGAATGGTATGTATAGTGTAAACATAACTAATGCAGATAAATCTTAGGCTATACTGATATCTTCATTACCATGGCAGCTCTTTTTACgtactattgtttttactgtatttgCAGATCGCAACAAAAGGCGACAGAAAATAACTCAAAAGATAGCCCAGGAAAAGAAACGGTTTCTGGAAGACATCCAGAGATACAACCAACAGCCTGATGGTGACCTTGTGGACACAGAGTTAGTTGTGCAGAAACTCTCTAACAAAGCTGCAGAGAGCATGATCTGGCCTTGGCAGGAACAGAACACAGGTGTTGCATCAAGATTTAACTTAAGTATGCATATAAAATGTCATCAAATTAGTTTattaatgtcaaatgtttttattccttGACAGACGGTGTGGACATTCTCACAAAGAAGAAGCTCTTTGACCACGTAATGCTTGCCTCACGACTAAAAGAGGAAAAGCAGATCCTTGTGAAGGAGATGCTGCAGCACTGCCAGTACCTCAAGGACTCAGTGGCAAAGGTCCAGACACTGATGGGCACTGTTTTAgtgagcacacagacaggaagtaagtgTAAATCAAATGATCTGGCTACATGCACTTTCAAATTTATAGGTCAAACTATTTAAGTGGAAACCAATCCTGCTAGTATAGTCTTCGGTAAATAAATTTAAACATAAATTAACAACATTTCCAGGCTTGCCAAATGGATTAaccgaggaggggtccaagggccTCATCAGTGCACTAAAAAGAAGACTGCAACACCTGAGACTCCAACAGCAGACCATAGCAGGCACCTACAGATGCACTCTCAAACCAAGTAACAggctggtggaagaggaggacagggaaatggAAGAAGACATGGACTGGCAACGTGGCAACACCtcggatgatgatgatagtgatgaggaggaggatgcagagaattgAATTCAAGTCACTTGGATCTGAATCACTCAGTCACAGCTGTAATCGCCTGAGACCTAACTtgatatactgtaatgtatactgtgtgttctctccctttGATCTCTACCTGTAATGGCCCAGGCGAGTCAATTGCAACAGAGGCTGCCTCCAGAGCATGACtgcagcagagcacagagcattaTTTGTA
The Hypomesus transpacificus isolate Combined female chromosome 22, fHypTra1, whole genome shotgun sequence genome window above contains:
- the LOC124484272 gene encoding uncharacterized protein LOC124484272 isoform X1, whose translation is MVAVSVDGNRKLYRFQKTNQSEEPGFFDGVFLARDSEVSSFVEEVRGTVKSTAGKAMCGDTQWNAARETSKRANKLDEEGVEIAVCRHGFLLKGLNMYRGEIFAYPMFLQKEFQSATFLAMDVTCRYVPYLTKVSEALTHLQPLQEMRHCLSVMHAKAHNTKCEILWTARNQEGAGTTLGEEVEQVNSFLSRCALTTKYMAKSVRTDMLTVHAMGWNEQKENGLHIALSSRFKKTVEKTVDVAESLKTMQEQLHCCDDMLKQWVVDVKQWASSRSAAPGPVDAQSLQITIEALFVSICQKKHYLYRQNDRNKRRQKITQKIAQEKKRFLEDIQRYNQQPDGDLVDTELVVQKLSNKAAESMIWPWQEQNTDGVDILTKKKLFDHVMLASRLKEEKQILVKEMLQHCQYLKDSVAKVQTLMGTVLVSTQTGSLPNGLTEEGSKGLISALKRRLQHLRLQQQTIAGTYRCTLKPSNRLVEEEDREMEEDMDWQRGNTSDDDDSDEEEDAEN
- the LOC124484272 gene encoding uncharacterized protein LOC124484272 isoform X2; this translates as MCGDTQWNAARETSKRANKLDEEGVEIAVCRHGFLLKGLNMYRGEIFAYPMFLQKEFQSATFLAMDVTCRYVPYLTKVSEALTHLQPLQEMRHCLSVMHAKAHNTKCEILWTARNQEGAGTTLGEEVEQVNSFLSRCALTTKYMAKSVRTDMLTVHAMGWNEQKENGLHIALSSRFKKTVEKTVDVAESLKTMQEQLHCCDDMLKQWVVDVKQWASSRSAAPGPVDAQSLQITIEALFVSICQKKHYLYRQNDRNKRRQKITQKIAQEKKRFLEDIQRYNQQPDGDLVDTELVVQKLSNKAAESMIWPWQEQNTDGVDILTKKKLFDHVMLASRLKEEKQILVKEMLQHCQYLKDSVAKVQTLMGTVLVSTQTGSLPNGLTEEGSKGLISALKRRLQHLRLQQQTIAGTYRCTLKPSNRLVEEEDREMEEDMDWQRGNTSDDDDSDEEEDAEN